The proteins below are encoded in one region of Apium graveolens cultivar Ventura chromosome 4, ASM990537v1, whole genome shotgun sequence:
- the LOC141721031 gene encoding uncharacterized protein LOC141721031 — translation MGGDRNIVVAPSVAPLSSVTVVERQEHLSNFDSTVNALSFGFVATAVLVLMFLVMAIFERFLRPRSSASSSSRNPGDLEAQIIKLDYPSPKMSIYAKGVSVLMPGEEIPTFIAHPAPAPRHHPPELISRPLHESSIVSVQSASLVTS, via the exons ATGGGAGGAGACAGAAATATTGTAGTAGCGCCAAGTGTAGCTCCATTGAGCTCAGTTACAGTTGTGGAAAGACAAGAACATTTAAGCAACTTTGATAGCACTGTTAATGCGCTCTCCTTTGGCTTTGTTGCTACTGCTGTTCTCGTCTTAATGTTTCTTGTTATGGCCATTTTTGAGAGGTTTCTACGTCCCAGATCATCTGCATCATCATCCAGTCGCAACCCTGGTGATCTTGAGGCTCAAATCATCAAACTAGATTACCCTTCTCCTAAA ATGAGTATCTACGCAAAAGGTGTGTCTGTGTTGATGCCGGGAGAAGAAATCCCAACTTTCATTGCACATCCTGCCCCTGCACCGCGTCATCATCCTCCTGAGCTCATCTCCCGGCCTCTTCATGAATCTAGCATAGTTTCTGTTCAGTCTGCAAGTTTAGTTACTAGCTAG